A genomic stretch from Sphingobacterium sp. ML3W includes:
- a CDS encoding DUF2911 domain-containing protein, whose translation MKKKFFAIAFAAALMFTANESFAQLKLPAASSAQTITQGLGIENVTLNYSRPSMNGRKIFGELVPYNEVWRTGANTNTTLTFEGDVSLNGHKLTAGTYALFTIPNKNEWTVIISKNTKQWGAYTYNQSEDAFRFNVKPQNLSSPVETFTISFDNVTPTDAVLTLAWEKTAIKVDLKVNQQAKIIASIDEAMKGEKKPYFAAAQYYFNNNLDQNKALTWFDEAAKAQPKAAHVLYWKAKAQLKAGDKKGAIETATKGVEVATEGKNSEYIKLNTQIINAAKK comes from the coding sequence ATGAAAAAGAAATTCTTTGCCATTGCCTTTGCAGCAGCCCTGATGTTTACTGCAAATGAATCCTTTGCTCAGTTAAAACTACCTGCAGCAAGTAGTGCTCAAACAATCACACAGGGATTAGGGATTGAAAATGTAACTCTAAACTATAGTCGTCCAAGCATGAACGGCCGTAAGATTTTTGGTGAACTCGTACCTTACAATGAAGTATGGCGTACAGGTGCCAATACCAACACAACCTTAACATTTGAAGGCGATGTTAGCCTAAATGGACACAAACTCACTGCGGGAACCTATGCATTATTTACCATTCCTAATAAGAATGAATGGACTGTTATTATTAGCAAGAATACCAAGCAATGGGGTGCCTACACCTACAATCAATCTGAAGATGCATTTCGTTTCAATGTGAAACCGCAAAACTTGAGCTCTCCGGTCGAAACATTTACGATCTCTTTCGACAACGTTACACCGACAGATGCCGTATTAACTCTTGCATGGGAGAAAACAGCAATAAAAGTTGATCTTAAAGTCAATCAACAGGCAAAAATTATCGCTTCCATTGATGAAGCCATGAAAGGTGAGAAAAAACCTTATTTCGCCGCTGCCCAATATTATTTCAACAACAATCTGGATCAAAATAAAGCATTAACCTGGTTTGACGAAGCGGCCAAAGCACAGCCTAAGGCTGCCCACGTATTATACTGGAAAGCAAAAGCACAATTAAAAGCCGGCGATAAAAAAGGCGCTATAGAAACCGCGACGAAAGGAGTTGAGGTCGCTACTGAAGGTAAAAATAGCGAATACATCAAATTGAATACACAAATAATCAATGCTGCAAAAAAATAA
- the gluP gene encoding glucose/galactose MFS transporter — translation MTTNPNSGKTAIVPMLICCALFFILGYITWANGALIPFVRLAFNLETDTQAFLILFASYIAYFFLALPSSWILGKIGFKNGLVASLVLIIIGALIIIPAASNLSYQLFLVAIFVQASGMALLQTAINPYLSIIGPIESAAQRISIVGIFNKTAGMIVPVVLGSILLKDYDNISSKIKELKAGAEHDALLAELSERLHGPYIGVAIGVAILAIVVFAVKMPEVDVNKEEETTDEAAVTITKKTSIFQFPHLFLGFLAIFFCVAVEVMAGDIIGTYGRLLSLPPFFVKYGTTFTLVCMLVGYFIGIISIPKFVSQQTALRICTIVGITFTAISAFSTGLTSYIFVALLGIANALMWPAIFPLGIKGLGRFTKTGSGIMIMGIAGGAIWPLIYGYLKDTLHVDFQHAFLFAMVPAYLYILFFATKGHKIGKEN, via the coding sequence ATGACCACTAATCCTAATTCGGGTAAAACAGCGATAGTCCCTATGCTTATTTGCTGTGCATTATTTTTTATTCTGGGGTATATCACCTGGGCCAATGGGGCATTGATTCCATTTGTACGATTGGCATTTAATTTGGAGACAGATACGCAAGCGTTTTTAATCCTTTTTGCATCGTATATCGCCTATTTTTTCCTTGCATTGCCGAGTTCATGGATTTTAGGTAAAATAGGTTTTAAAAATGGCCTTGTTGCGAGTTTGGTCTTAATTATTATTGGTGCGCTTATTATTATTCCGGCCGCATCAAACCTAAGCTATCAGCTCTTCCTTGTTGCAATCTTTGTTCAAGCTTCAGGTATGGCACTATTGCAGACCGCGATCAATCCATACCTCAGTATCATCGGACCAATAGAAAGTGCAGCCCAACGGATCTCTATTGTAGGGATTTTCAATAAAACAGCAGGTATGATTGTACCAGTGGTTTTGGGAAGCATTCTATTAAAAGATTACGACAATATTTCCAGCAAAATCAAAGAACTTAAAGCTGGTGCAGAGCACGATGCTTTACTAGCTGAATTATCGGAGAGACTTCACGGTCCCTATATTGGTGTAGCCATTGGTGTTGCGATTCTAGCTATTGTCGTATTCGCCGTAAAAATGCCAGAGGTGGATGTTAATAAGGAAGAAGAAACAACAGATGAAGCTGCTGTAACAATCACAAAAAAGACAAGTATATTCCAATTTCCACATCTATTTTTAGGATTTCTCGCTATTTTCTTCTGTGTAGCAGTGGAAGTGATGGCGGGTGACATCATCGGAACTTATGGACGATTATTGTCATTACCCCCATTTTTTGTTAAATATGGTACAACTTTCACGCTTGTCTGCATGCTTGTTGGTTATTTTATTGGTATTATTTCTATTCCAAAATTTGTATCGCAACAGACAGCTTTGCGTATTTGTACAATTGTCGGAATTACATTCACTGCAATTTCTGCATTTTCTACAGGTCTTACGTCCTATATCTTTGTTGCCTTATTAGGTATCGCAAATGCATTGATGTGGCCAGCTATTTTCCCACTAGGAATTAAAGGACTGGGACGATTTACAAAAACAGGATCTGGTATTATGATTATGGGTATTGCCGGAGGAGCAATATGGCCTTTGATTTATGGTTATCTGAAAGACACCTTACATGTTGATTTTCAACATGCATTTCTCTTTGCAATGGTTCCAGCGTACTTATATATCTTGTTCTTTGCTACGAAAGGACACAAAATCGGAAAAGAAAATTAA
- a CDS encoding pyridoxine 5'-phosphate synthase, translated as MTRLSVNINKIATLRNSRGGNNPNLVAAALACERFGAQGITVHPRPDERHIRYQDVFDLKAEIQTELNIEGNCQEQKFIDLVLANKPAQVTLVPDTEGQLTSNHGWDTIKNKAYLQDMCQLFKDAGIRVSIFVDPVEEMVEAAAETGTDRIELYTEGFASEYGFDKEAAIRPYFKAALKAREVGLGLNAGHDLDLNNLQYFNQHIPELLEVSIGHALISDALYLGLEETIKRYLTCLK; from the coding sequence ATGACTAGACTTTCAGTAAATATCAATAAAATTGCAACGCTCAGAAACTCCAGAGGGGGTAATAACCCCAATCTCGTAGCTGCTGCATTAGCCTGTGAACGTTTTGGGGCACAAGGCATCACTGTACACCCAAGGCCAGACGAAAGGCATATCCGCTATCAGGATGTATTTGACTTAAAAGCCGAAATTCAGACCGAACTCAATATCGAGGGTAATTGCCAGGAGCAGAAATTTATTGACCTTGTACTGGCCAACAAACCTGCTCAGGTAACCTTGGTTCCTGATACCGAAGGCCAGCTGACTTCCAATCACGGCTGGGACACCATCAAAAACAAAGCCTATCTACAGGATATGTGCCAATTGTTCAAAGATGCTGGCATCCGTGTATCAATCTTTGTAGATCCCGTGGAGGAAATGGTCGAAGCGGCAGCAGAAACGGGGACAGATCGGATAGAGTTATATACCGAAGGTTTTGCCAGCGAATATGGCTTTGATAAAGAAGCCGCCATCAGACCTTACTTCAAAGCCGCATTAAAAGCACGCGAGGTTGGCTTAGGTTTAAATGCAGGCCATGACCTAGATTTAAACAATCTCCAGTATTTCAATCAACATATACCTGAATTACTGGAAGTGAGCATTGGACATGCCTTGATTTCAGATGCCCTATACCTTGGACTTGAGGAAACAATCAAACGTTATTTGACCTGTCTAAAATAA
- the lepB gene encoding signal peptidase I, with amino-acid sequence MWLIIFAVLTAIAGYGLWQLFVKAGRKGWEAIVPFYSQYIQAKLTGRPTWWVILLLIPIVNIFVFYNLYLDFIHCFGKRRFWENAAAVLVPFIVLPMWAKDTNVRFLNGLYAKNLKTAAQEGVELTEEKLAEIEQASYKEYKIKYPYKKSMVREWADAIVFATVAASLIRGFLIEAYMIPTGSMERTLLIGDFLFVSKLNYGPRVPNTPIAFPFAHHTMPITGGKAYSELIELPYKRLPGFQKIERNDVVVFNFPAGDTVALENQNASYYDLVRAYGWQTVNSQFTIQARPIDKRENYIKRCVGLPGDKISMKDAKLFINDQPGFDPPESQLNYYVLTDGTPLDMERLRELRIEGGGSDQQPGVYELYMTDDEVALVKSWSNVKEIRRSPAGEGAYPYDPQYKWDFDNFGPILIPKKGWTVALNAQTLPIYERAIRVYENNKLEKRTDGIYINDVKADNYTFKMDYFWMMGDNRHNSLDSRGWGFVPEDHIVGKALFTWMSWDEIGSGLTKIRWNRIFKGIH; translated from the coding sequence ATGTGGTTAATTATCTTTGCGGTTTTAACGGCAATAGCGGGATATGGATTGTGGCAATTGTTTGTTAAAGCTGGCAGAAAAGGCTGGGAAGCAATCGTACCTTTTTATAGTCAATATATACAGGCTAAATTAACAGGAAGACCAACCTGGTGGGTGATCTTATTGTTGATTCCAATAGTCAATATTTTTGTCTTCTATAACCTTTACCTCGACTTTATCCATTGTTTTGGCAAGCGTCGCTTTTGGGAGAATGCTGCTGCTGTTTTGGTGCCATTTATCGTGTTGCCCATGTGGGCAAAAGATACTAACGTGCGTTTCTTGAATGGTTTGTATGCTAAAAACCTGAAGACCGCTGCACAGGAAGGTGTGGAATTGACCGAAGAGAAGCTTGCGGAAATCGAACAAGCCTCCTATAAGGAATATAAAATCAAATATCCTTATAAGAAATCTATGGTGCGTGAATGGGCTGATGCAATCGTATTTGCAACTGTTGCGGCATCACTTATCCGCGGATTTTTAATCGAGGCGTATATGATCCCGACAGGATCAATGGAACGTACCTTATTGATTGGGGATTTCTTATTTGTGAGTAAATTGAATTATGGCCCTCGTGTGCCTAATACGCCAATTGCTTTTCCTTTTGCGCATCATACGATGCCAATAACAGGTGGAAAGGCTTACTCTGAGTTGATTGAGTTGCCTTACAAACGATTGCCGGGCTTTCAAAAGATAGAACGAAATGATGTCGTTGTCTTTAATTTCCCTGCAGGTGATACAGTAGCCTTGGAAAACCAGAATGCAAGTTACTATGACCTGGTCAGAGCCTATGGCTGGCAGACCGTTAATTCGCAGTTTACCATTCAGGCCCGGCCAATAGATAAACGTGAAAATTATATCAAGCGGTGCGTCGGATTGCCCGGAGATAAGATTTCAATGAAGGATGCTAAGCTCTTTATCAATGATCAACCGGGATTTGATCCGCCTGAAAGCCAGTTGAATTATTATGTGTTGACAGATGGTACGCCATTGGATATGGAACGTCTACGTGAATTACGTATCGAAGGTGGTGGATCTGATCAGCAACCAGGTGTATATGAGCTGTATATGACAGATGATGAGGTCGCACTTGTGAAGTCATGGTCAAATGTAAAGGAAATCAGAAGAAGTCCAGCTGGTGAGGGTGCTTATCCGTACGATCCTCAGTATAAGTGGGATTTTGATAACTTTGGACCTATCTTGATTCCGAAAAAAGGCTGGACTGTTGCTTTGAATGCTCAGACCTTACCAATCTATGAGCGCGCCATTCGCGTTTATGAAAATAACAAATTGGAGAAACGTACCGATGGTATCTACATCAACGATGTTAAAGCGGATAACTATACCTTTAAAATGGACTATTTCTGGATGATGGGAGATAACCGTCACAATTCCCTGGATTCAAGAGGATGGGGATTTGTGCCTGAAGACCATATTGTAGGTAAAGCATTGTTCACCTGGATGAGCTGGGATGAAATAGGTTCGGGACTGACTAAAATCCGTTGGAACCGTATATTTAAAGGAATTCACTAA
- a CDS encoding HAMP domain-containing sensor histidine kinase encodes MKPSQISQQRWKFILLIFAAIIAIASLVYTNYLVRNLAHAERSKAEVWAMSTKNIMTMPDVDDEFITFIYAVRDSLNLPAIITDDKNDIIFWRNLDSTKTNIKPIHDDSVTNNLDYDPAYFQKQLAFMKKSHPPITLELENGQKWHVYYKDSWFLQQLRVFPYVQLSLIALFLIIAYTVFNSIRKSEQNLVWVGLTKEAAHQLGTPISSLMGWLELIRIKFDAEEDDTLNEMENDIKRLEIVADRFSKIGSTPVLTNHNLYKVIKNYMDYFRIRTSNKIIFELHGDTHVEAKLNIPLFDWIIENLLKNGVNAIGTEGKITVNISENIAKEEIFIDISDTGKGIPRLNFESVFQPGFTTRKRGWGLGLSLTKRMVRYHQGQIFVKESEIGKGTTFRIILKSNLKYEATQI; translated from the coding sequence ATGAAACCCTCTCAGATAAGCCAACAACGCTGGAAATTTATTTTACTCATCTTTGCGGCAATCATTGCCATCGCATCATTGGTTTACACCAATTACCTTGTCCGAAATCTTGCCCACGCCGAACGTTCAAAAGCCGAAGTATGGGCCATGAGCACCAAAAATATTATGACCATGCCAGATGTCGACGATGAATTCATTACATTCATCTATGCTGTCAGGGATAGCTTAAATTTGCCGGCAATTATTACAGACGATAAAAACGATATTATTTTCTGGCGCAATCTGGATTCCACCAAGACCAATATTAAGCCGATCCATGACGACAGTGTTACAAACAACCTGGATTATGACCCCGCTTATTTCCAGAAACAGCTTGCCTTTATGAAGAAGAGTCATCCCCCCATTACCTTGGAATTGGAAAATGGTCAAAAATGGCATGTTTACTACAAAGATTCCTGGTTTTTGCAACAATTGCGTGTATTCCCCTATGTCCAACTATCGCTGATCGCCCTCTTCCTTATTATTGCTTATACAGTTTTCAATTCTATTCGAAAATCCGAGCAGAATCTAGTCTGGGTGGGACTGACAAAAGAAGCCGCCCATCAGCTGGGCACCCCGATATCTTCATTAATGGGCTGGCTGGAGCTTATTCGGATCAAATTTGACGCCGAAGAAGACGATACGCTCAATGAAATGGAAAACGATATTAAAAGATTAGAAATCGTGGCTGATCGTTTTTCGAAAATAGGGTCAACCCCCGTCTTAACCAATCACAACCTCTATAAGGTCATCAAAAATTACATGGATTATTTCCGAATACGGACCAGCAACAAGATCATATTCGAATTACATGGAGATACACATGTGGAGGCCAAACTTAATATTCCACTCTTCGATTGGATCATTGAAAATTTATTAAAAAACGGGGTAAATGCTATTGGTACAGAGGGAAAGATAACTGTTAATATTTCAGAAAATATTGCGAAAGAAGAAATTTTTATAGACATTAGTGATACGGGCAAAGGAATTCCAAGGTTAAATTTTGAATCTGTCTTCCAGCCAGGTTTTACAACACGCAAAAGAGGTTGGGGACTTGGCCTGAGCCTAACCAAACGAATGGTACGATATCATCAAGGACAAATCTTTGTTAAAGAATCTGAAATAGGTAAAGGAACAACATTTCGAATAATCTTAAAAAGCAACTTAAAATATGAAGCCACTCAAATCTGA
- a CDS encoding hotdog fold thioesterase, translating to MSKIWFQPYNIEEINVFFNKYLSGLLEIKATEIDDNSITATMPVTDNVKQPHGILHGGASVVLAESLGSIASNLVVDPDKYRGVGLEVNANHIRPVSSGVITAKCSPIHIGRSTHIWEIKMYDRFNKLNCISRLTVAIVPK from the coding sequence ATGTCAAAAATTTGGTTTCAGCCTTACAACATTGAGGAAATAAATGTCTTTTTCAATAAATACCTCTCGGGTTTATTGGAAATCAAGGCAACCGAAATAGATGATAACAGTATTACAGCAACCATGCCGGTCACAGATAATGTGAAACAACCCCATGGCATTCTGCATGGTGGCGCCTCAGTAGTCCTGGCAGAATCTTTAGGGAGTATTGCGTCCAATTTGGTGGTTGACCCCGACAAATACCGGGGGGTAGGACTCGAAGTGAACGCAAATCACATCCGCCCGGTAAGTAGTGGAGTTATCACAGCAAAATGTAGCCCGATACATATTGGTCGGTCAACCCACATCTGGGAGATAAAAATGTACGATCGCTTCAATAAATTGAATTGTATCTCAAGACTTACAGTAGCTATTGTACCAAAGTAA
- the gltX gene encoding glutamate--tRNA ligase — MSSERRVRVRFAPSPTGGLHLGGVRTALFNFLYARQHQGDFILRVEDTDQTRFVPGAEEYINECLAWCGLTPDESPLQGGQYGPYRQSERKPSYRKYAEQLIANGYAYYAFDTAEELEEQRKLQPNFRYSHENRLKLRNSLSLSETETQQLLEAGTPHTIRIKIPTDETLSFTDMIRGKVAFDTNLVDDKVLLKADGMPTYHLAVVVDDKAMEISHVFRGEEWLPSAPIHILLWEYLGWADSMPQWAHLPLILKPDGNGKLSKRDGDRLGFPVYAMNWTDAKSGDTTKGFREMGFLPEAFVNMLGVLGWNDGTEQELFSLEELTQKFSVDRISKAGAKFDFEKAKWFNHEWIKRSSSDSLLPQIKDVLTHHQVAAEESYVNRVLTAVKERLTFVEDFWTQASFFFVQPVEYDLNAVKPKWSVEKTVFFENMMTSFERFTEWKAAELESFFKEAIQNSGMKMGELMMPFRIMLVGGKFGPDVFQIVELLGQGEVIERIKKALQEFDA, encoded by the coding sequence ATGAGTTCAGAAAGAAGAGTAAGAGTGCGATTTGCACCGAGTCCTACTGGTGGTCTGCACCTTGGAGGCGTACGTACAGCTTTGTTTAATTTTCTCTATGCACGTCAGCATCAGGGAGATTTTATTTTACGTGTCGAGGATACGGATCAAACTCGTTTTGTCCCAGGAGCCGAGGAGTATATCAACGAATGTTTAGCTTGGTGTGGCCTGACTCCAGATGAAAGTCCGTTGCAAGGTGGTCAATATGGCCCTTACCGTCAAAGTGAACGAAAACCGTCTTACCGCAAATATGCTGAACAGTTGATCGCGAATGGTTACGCTTATTATGCGTTTGATACAGCAGAGGAATTGGAAGAGCAACGGAAGCTACAACCTAACTTCCGCTATAGCCATGAAAATAGGTTGAAATTGCGTAATTCTTTGAGCCTGAGTGAGACCGAAACTCAACAATTATTGGAGGCGGGAACACCGCATACAATCCGAATAAAGATTCCAACGGATGAAACGTTGTCTTTCACAGATATGATCCGTGGGAAAGTCGCTTTTGATACCAATCTTGTCGATGATAAGGTTTTGCTTAAAGCAGATGGAATGCCAACATATCACTTAGCCGTGGTTGTGGATGATAAGGCGATGGAGATCTCGCATGTTTTCCGTGGTGAAGAATGGTTGCCTTCTGCGCCGATTCATATTCTATTGTGGGAATACCTGGGATGGGCGGATAGTATGCCACAATGGGCACATCTCCCGTTAATCCTTAAGCCTGATGGTAATGGAAAATTAAGTAAACGTGATGGAGACCGTCTAGGATTCCCTGTATATGCCATGAATTGGACGGATGCCAAGTCTGGCGATACAACCAAAGGGTTCCGTGAGATGGGATTCTTGCCAGAAGCTTTTGTCAATATGCTTGGTGTATTGGGCTGGAATGATGGTACAGAACAAGAACTATTCTCTTTGGAGGAGTTAACCCAGAAATTCAGTGTCGATCGCATCAGCAAAGCTGGAGCAAAATTTGATTTTGAGAAGGCAAAATGGTTCAATCACGAATGGATTAAACGTTCTTCAAGCGATTCTTTATTGCCTCAGATCAAGGATGTATTGACTCACCATCAGGTAGCAGCTGAGGAGAGTTATGTAAACCGTGTCCTGACAGCCGTCAAAGAGCGTTTAACCTTTGTTGAGGATTTCTGGACCCAAGCTTCTTTCTTTTTTGTACAACCCGTTGAATACGACCTGAATGCGGTAAAACCAAAATGGTCTGTTGAAAAGACAGTATTCTTTGAAAATATGATGACATCATTTGAAAGATTTACGGAATGGAAAGCGGCGGAGCTTGAGTCATTCTTTAAAGAAGCAATTCAAAATTCGGGAATGAAGATGGGGGAATTGATGATGCCATTCCGGATTATGCTGGTAGGCGGTAAATTTGGCCCTGATGTATTCCAAATTGTTGAGTTACTTGGTCAAGGCGAAGTCATTGAACGTATAAAGAAAGCACTTCAAGAATTTGACGCTTAA
- the cdaA gene encoding diadenylate cyclase CdaA: MDGIDYSLFSGFRLLDVIDIILVAIIIYYIYSLIRGTIAVNILIGVALFYGVYIVVKQMHMRLLTEIFGGFISVGSIALIVVFQQEIRRFLLHVGKNISMKRKKVFWSFLGNKKAIQKDLTEDLRPVVEACRSMSRTRTGALLVFSKYFDEEYYQSSGEYIDAHISKRLIESIFHKNSPLHDGAVVIVDFKIMTASCVLPLSDSEDLPLQFGLRHRAAIGVTEISDAIAVIVSEETGEISFAKDGNVNMNVSPEELEQLLKDEL; encoded by the coding sequence ATGGATGGAATCGATTATAGCTTGTTTAGTGGCTTTCGCCTATTGGACGTTATCGATATTATATTGGTGGCGATTATTATCTACTATATCTATAGTCTGATTCGGGGTACCATTGCCGTGAATATCTTGATCGGCGTTGCCTTGTTTTATGGGGTCTATATCGTTGTCAAACAGATGCACATGCGTCTATTGACCGAAATATTTGGTGGATTTATATCTGTAGGATCCATTGCGCTTATTGTGGTATTCCAACAGGAAATCAGACGCTTTTTGCTTCATGTGGGTAAGAATATATCGATGAAGCGAAAAAAGGTTTTCTGGTCCTTTTTAGGGAATAAGAAAGCTATACAGAAGGACCTGACGGAGGATTTAAGGCCGGTTGTGGAAGCCTGCAGAAGTATGTCGCGTACACGAACCGGGGCACTTTTGGTTTTCTCAAAATATTTTGATGAGGAATATTATCAGAGCAGTGGTGAGTATATCGATGCACATATTTCAAAACGTCTTATTGAGAGTATATTTCATAAAAATAGCCCCCTGCATGATGGGGCGGTCGTGATTGTCGATTTCAAGATTATGACGGCTTCCTGTGTACTGCCATTGTCAGATAGTGAGGATTTACCACTACAATTTGGCTTGCGGCACCGTGCGGCAATTGGGGTGACCGAAATCTCCGATGCCATAGCGGTCATTGTCTCCGAGGAAACTGGGGAAATCTCTTTCGCAAAGGACGGTAATGTGAACATGAATGTTTCGCCCGAAGAACTAGAACAACTGCTAAAAGATGAGTTATAA
- a CDS encoding DinB family protein codes for MKPLKSDEYPAVYAPYIETVVDNVLDALEEQTLSFPAFLDAIPEERGNFKYAEDKWTIKEVVGHVIDNERIMAYRALRFSRNDLKELAGYDQDYLIQYSRYNDRTLESLSKEFTYLRKANLMLFNSFNDAELERKGMASERLTSVKALLYVIAGHLNHHRIIIQERYLNSDDVKNLVSALQH; via the coding sequence ATGAAGCCACTCAAATCTGACGAATATCCGGCAGTATACGCGCCCTATATTGAGACTGTAGTCGATAACGTATTAGATGCATTGGAAGAACAGACGCTCTCCTTTCCTGCATTTCTGGATGCTATTCCAGAAGAAAGAGGCAATTTCAAATATGCCGAAGATAAATGGACAATCAAAGAGGTCGTCGGACATGTTATCGACAATGAGCGTATCATGGCCTACCGTGCTTTACGTTTTTCGCGCAACGATCTCAAAGAGCTCGCAGGGTATGACCAGGACTACCTTATTCAATATTCCCGTTACAATGACCGTACTTTGGAAAGTCTAAGTAAGGAATTTACTTACCTACGCAAAGCCAACTTAATGTTGTTCAACAGCTTTAACGACGCAGAATTAGAACGCAAGGGCATGGCCTCAGAGCGGCTCACGAGTGTCAAAGCATTATTGTATGTGATTGCCGGGCACCTCAATCATCACCGCATTATCATTCAAGAACGTTATTTAAATTCAGACGATGTCAAAAATTTGGTTTCAGCCTTACAACATTGA
- the dapB gene encoding 4-hydroxy-tetrahydrodipicolinate reductase, giving the protein MNIILLGYGKMGQIIERYALKRGHQIFLIVDENNRPGLTVDDIKGADVAIDFSVPSAALDNMNLCLEAGVPIVVGTTGWYDQLESIREKCLDSDGTILYGSNYSIGVNVFFHINRMLAEALQPYKQYDVQVEEIHHIHKLDAPSGTAITIAEGILDHSDVKTNWVNTVVGEQDEIIPKPQELLIESHRIEEVPGTHTVLYSSEVDQIEFKHTAHSRDGFALGAVVAAEWLNGKKGFYQVTEIFDFNK; this is encoded by the coding sequence ATGAACATCATTCTCTTGGGATATGGCAAAATGGGGCAGATTATCGAAAGGTATGCACTGAAAAGGGGCCATCAGATTTTTTTAATTGTGGATGAAAATAATCGTCCCGGCCTGACAGTTGATGATATCAAGGGAGCTGATGTAGCTATTGATTTTAGTGTGCCATCTGCTGCTTTGGATAATATGAACCTCTGTTTGGAAGCAGGTGTACCAATTGTAGTGGGGACAACAGGCTGGTATGATCAATTGGAAAGTATCAGGGAAAAATGTCTGGACTCAGATGGAACAATTTTATATGGTTCAAATTATTCGATTGGTGTGAATGTATTTTTTCATATCAACCGTATGTTGGCGGAAGCCCTACAACCTTATAAACAATATGATGTTCAAGTGGAAGAAATCCACCATATCCACAAATTAGATGCCCCTAGTGGTACTGCGATTACCATTGCAGAGGGTATCTTGGATCACAGTGATGTGAAAACAAACTGGGTCAATACTGTTGTGGGCGAGCAAGATGAAATTATTCCTAAACCACAAGAACTTCTCATCGAGAGCCATCGGATTGAGGAAGTTCCGGGTACACATACCGTGCTGTACAGTTCTGAAGTGGATCAAATAGAATTTAAACATACTGCGCATAGTCGTGATGGCTTTGCGTTGGGCGCTGTCGTAGCCGCCGAATGGTTGAATGGTAAGAAAGGATTCTATCAAGTAACTGAAATTTTTGATTTTAATAAATAG